TGCGCAATGCGCTCGACCACAAGCATGTGCAGTATGTCGGTGGCGGCGAAATCGGACGGCTCCTCACCGCGAAAATGCAGATTCGGTTCTGAACGAACGACATGTACACCGCGCTGGAAACGTAAGTCCATAATCGGCAGGGATGGCACAGTCCATCCCTGCTTTCCCTCCTCACACTACCGCACAGGTGGCAGCCATGCCCTTCGCTCTCGCAAACAGGAATTCCGGCAACCGTCACTTCGCTGATGAAGTCCGCGGCTGGAAAATCTACGATTTTGGCGCCGCCGCAATTCCGACCTCACTGATCACTGTATTCTTTGGTCCCTTCATCACTTCGATTGCAGTGAATGCCGCAGGAAACGATGGTGCCCTGGTCTTGTTCGGATTATCAATGCATCCCGGAGCGTACTATCCCTATCTCATTTCGATCTCCGTCCTTCTGCAGATAATTCTGCTCCCACTCATCGGCGCCCTGGCCGATTACACACGACTCAAGAAAACCCTGCTGACTGTCAGTCTCACCGGAGGCAGTGCCGCTACCATGGCGCTGTCACAGGTAGGAGAAATCGATGTGCTGCTCGGGGGTGGACTCTTCCTCCTGATCAATGTCTTCTTCGGGTGTTCCGATGTACTGTACAATGCCTTTCTGCCAGAGATCTGCAGTCCCGACGAGAGGAACCGCGTCAGTTCGGCCGGCTGGGGTCTCGGCTATCTCGGTGGCGGAATCCTGCTGCTGCTGCAGTACCTGTTTTTCGATCAGAGCGCCGCAATGGGTATGCAGGAACTGCATGCCGCCCGTATCGTTCTGGCAAGCTGTGGCGTCTGGTGGCTGCTGTTCGGTGGTGTGGGACTGCTGCATTTGAAATCACGCGCAGCGCAGCGTACGCGCAGCGGGAAAGGACTGCTCATCACCGCAGGATTTCGCGAGTTGACGCAGACATTTCGCGGACTGCGCCGCTACCCCCAGACTCTGCTCTTTCTTGTCGCCTTCCTGCTCTACAGTGACGGAATTCAGACCGTGACTACGGTCTCGACGCAGTTCGGACAGGAAGAAATCGGATTGCGTATGGAGGACCTCGCCGAGATCATCCTGATCGTGCAGTTCGTGGGTGTCATCGGTGCCTGGCTGTTCGAAAGAATTGCGCGCCGCTTTGGTACAAAACGCACCATCCTCTTCTCCCTCGTGGTATACATCCTCATCACGCTGTATGCGTATGGACTGCTGCAGACGAAAACGGATTTCTATCTCATGGCCTCGGTAACAGCACTCGTGTTGGTCGGCAGCCAGGCACTCAGCCGGGCCGCGTTTTCCCGAATGATCCCTCCCGGACGTGAAGCGGAGTATTTCGGAATCTATGAGATCAGTGAACGCGGAACCAGCTGGCTGGGTCCCCTGCTCTTCGGCCTGGCCCTGCAGCATACGGGCAGTTACCGTCTCGCGGTGCTGGCTATCTCCGCATACTTTATCGTGGGTTTCCTGCTCCTGATACGCGTAAAATTTTCACGGGCGGAGCGGGAGGCCGCGCAATCCGATCTCCCTTCCCCCGTTCCGGGGGGTGATAAACCGGTATTCCATCCTCATGCCTGAAAAGAGAAACGTCCCGCAGAGCGGGACGTTTCAACATGCAACCGTGGGAAGACCTACTCGTTCACAAAGTCCCACACTTCCTGCTCGCTCTCCGCGATGTACACGAGATCCAGGTGCGGCACGCGGTCGACCTGGTTAAGCAGAATATGTCCGTAATGATAGGTCGGAAGTGCGCGCATGTCATCGGCACTGTTGATGAATGCTTCCACTTCCGCATAATGTTCTTTCGGAACTTTGCCAGTAAACTCATTCGTGACCACGATGCGATTGTCCGTGTCGACGCCGAGGTAGAAGAGTTTGTTCGGGTAGGATTCTTCCAGTGCGGGAATACGATCTCCCTGAATGGCGCAGGTATCCACGACAGTAAGAATATCGTTATCCTGCTCGTCCTTGTGCATGCGATAAAAGCGGTACATACGTACTCCTTGATAGTCAGGCATTGGATGGCAAATTCCTGTGGAACAGGCTGAGGCAGCCTGGTTTCCGACAGTGGTAAACTAATCCATCCGAATGCGCGACGCAACACCGGGAAATCCGTTTTGCAGCGTCGGATCCGTCACATCGTTTTTTCTTCTTTCCGAAACTCCCTGCGCAGGCCTTCGATCACGTCGTGGCGGCGAAGACAGTCATCCTCTCTGGCAAATGCACGCAGCGCTGCATAATGCATGACGTTGACGATGCCCGCGCCTGTTATCTCATGCTCCACTGCGATCTGTTTCCAATCGAGCGCTTCTTCGGGAGGAAGTGACGCCGGCACGGTGCCCTCCCAGAGTTTCTGCCTCTCCGCCGCCTTCGGCATCGGGAAATGAATAATGGTCTGGAAACGCCGGAGAAACGCGTCGTCAATGTTGTTCTTGTAATTCGATGCGAGGATGAGCAGTCCGTCATATTCCTCGATGCGCTGAAGGAGGTAAGCCACCTCCTGGTTTGCATACTTGTCGTGCGCGCTCTGCACAGAGGTACGCTTTCCGAACAGGGCGTCGGCCTCATCGAAGAACAGTATCCACCCCTTTCTGGCCGCGCGCGAGAATACCCACTCGATATGCTTCTCCGTCTCACCGATATACTTGGAGACGACCTGGGAAAGATCGATGCGATAAACGGGGAGATCGAAATGCTTGCCCAGAAGCGTCGCTGTAAAGGTCTTGCCGGTGCCAGAGGGACCATAGAAAAGCACGCGATACCCGGGCGTAATCTTCCGCTGCAGCACGGCGTCTTCCAGCACGCGCGCATTGTATTCCATCCAGAGCCTGATGTCGAGCACCTGTTCCATGGTGCGCGGGTGAAGGACGAGGTCCTCCCAGTCCATCAACGTCGTAATGCGCCGGGCGGGGAATTCGCTGCTGTACACCGGGGACGCGTCCTGTCCGATAAGGATTTTCTCCAGCCAGTCCTCATCCGGCTGCAGTCGCCCGCTCATCGCGGGCTCGCCTTCACTCAGGTATTCGAGATGCAATAATCCCAGCCTGGAGCAGGCACCATCCTCACTGAACAGGCGCTGCACTTCGAGCCGTTGTTCGATATCCATTCCTGCAAGAAGGAATAACGCCGTTTCCCCGGTGGGAAGCATGGCGCGATGCTGCTGTCCCTTGACCCCGCCAAACTCGGGAAATTCCCCGCCTTCGGGCATCGCTGCCCGCATAACATCCTCATAGAAACCCGGCTGCAGTCGCGGAGCAAGCGCGAGCAGCAGCACCGTCATTTCTGCCTGCGTGAGCGCGTCCGGGACCTGCAGACATGCTTCAGCCGCCGTCCACCTTTCGTCGCCTTTGAAAGAGTCGAGACTGACCTGCACCCCCTTGAAATGCATTTCGAGTCGGTACAACAGCATGTCGCGCAGAAGCTCCATAGCCGCGGTCAATGATCCCGGCTGCGCAGCGCCCTGCGTCTTTGGTAACGGCATCTGGTAGGTGGTCATGGGCTCGGCTCAGACTGTCAGTCGAATAAAATCTTTTTTCCGATAGGAACGCGTGCGCTCGCAGACTTCGTATCCGTTGCGTTCCCCGTCGTCATTGGTGTTTCCTTCAATCGTGCGGATGTGTGAGCCCGTCGCTTCAATGACGATACCGATATGCGTCCAGTCGCTGCTGTGCTTGCGTACCAGGAACAGGCTGCCTGGCGGCACCCCGCGGCTTCTGGCTTCCGACTCTGGGAGAAAGAGTCCGGCACTCTTCGCCTGTGCCGCAAAACGGTCGCATGAAACAGAGCCGGTCACAGGCATGGGGATACCAAGGGTTTCGGTCGCCTGACGCAGGATGAAGCGCGCGAAGCCTGCGCACCAGTACTGGGACGGCCCTTCCTTCCCGCTCATATACAGACGAACCCAGGGACCGCAGTTGTCCGCCCGCAGCTCGATCGGATGTTCGGCCAGATGCTGCTTCGCATAATTGACGACGGCGCTGTTGATGTTGTTCCCTGCATCGGGATTGCGCTGCAGCACCGTCTTCATGGCATGGACCAGCGCTTCCCAGGTTTTCCTGTCCACTCGTCCGGTCACCGCCAGGCTGTGTTCCCGCTGAAAGCGGGCGACAACGGATTCAGTGATGGGACCGTATGCACCGTCCATCACCAGACCATATCCATTGAACGTCAGCCACTCCTGCACGCGGCGTACGGCATTGCCGCGTTTGCCCCGTGTCAGTTTGGCTTCGAGAACAATCTCTTTTTTGATGTATGATTCGAGCCGGCTCACCTGCGTCGTATACGTGAACATTGGTAGGTACCTCCTTGCATGGGATATCAGCGTTCTGCCTGCAGCCATGCGGGAGCGCCCGGGCGTGGACGATCAATCACTGCATGACACTGCTGGTTCGAGGGTGTGTTGTCGGGATACGTGTTGCGTGTTCGACAGGTAAACAATACGATTCCTGACTCACAGGTGCAACATTGCAATGTGCCCGCGATGGACACGGCCTGTCATTCCATTGTATGACTATTTCTTTCCATCGTCATCTTCACAATCGAGATCGATCGGGACGTTGAAGGGATCGAGTGCGTCACTTTTCTTCTTCGCCGCCGTTTCCCTTGCTGCGGCATTGGCGTCGTGCATGGCCTGCACATGCGCTTCCAGTCCGGTTTTACAGCCGGTGTAATTGATGGGCAGAGAGACGACGCCGTTGTATGTACTGAACGCGGCGACGTGCTGCTGTTCGTGCGGCGCGATTTTCCCGTCTATCACTGCCTTCACCCTGTCCTGCTGACACGGTGTGAGTCCGCCAGGCACCGCGGGCAAACTTACCGTCGTATTGACACTGTACGTAATCACCAGCGTCCCCGTGATCGTATAGCAGTCATCAGCGCATTCCTTGCACGATTTGTTCGGAACGCCCTTCAGGTTTTTCGTCCGCCCGACGCCACCATCAAAATCAGCGTCTGTCTTCCCGGTCACACTGATGGTCTTCCCCGCAACTGCCATATGCGAAGGGGCGCGCTTCGTCATGAAATCCGGCAGGACGACAGGCTGCATGACATCCTCTTCTTCCTGCCGTGCCTGCGCCTCCGCCGCTTTTCCGGGAGCAGCTTTGTCCGCTGTCCCGCTTTTTACCGCTTCCTGTTCGGTGGTACTCGATTCGGGAGCCATCTGCAATACGGGTGACCCACTGCGCTGCTGCTGGACATGTCTGAGTTCGTGCGCAAGCAAGGCACGGTCGGGACTACCGTCACCTGTCAGGTACTTCTTGTTCAGCACAACATGGTCACCGTACGTGAATGCGCGGGCCCCGAGTTCCTGTGCCGCCGAGGAAGCTTCCTGGTCACGGTGGAGGCGCACGTTTCCGAAACGCGTACCCATCCTCTGCTCGAAGAAACGGCGCGTGCTTTCCTTCAACGGTTCACCTTTCGCATGCATGCTCTTCATGAGTCCCCTGAAAAAGGGACCGCCGCGCGTCGTGCTGCTTTTCTTGCGGACACGTCGCACGCGCTTGCGTCCATTGGATTTTGCCATGATCTATCCTTTCTCCAATCGTATGGGATGCATTAATTACTTCTGAACAACCGCACATGCTCGATCTGCTGAAGTCTGAGGACCGCCTGTTTCTGCGCGGGAGAAAACACCGCGGTGTCATCTTCTTTCCTGGCCTCGCTCAATGCGACATAGCTGCCGAAACGCCGTACGGCTCCGGGACCGCCTCGGGCTTCCTCGATCCTGCCGGCGAGCGTGTCTCCGATACCGGTTGTCGCAGCCAGTACCGCGCGGGTAGAGGAATCGAGGAACACCGGATCGGGCGGCGGATCGCCTGCGAGATAATACGCCCCGGCATCCTGCTCGATGGGATTGGGCACGCTCTTCGACACAATGAGCTGCGTTTGCCGGAACGATTCGCCGTCACGTTCGAGAATATGCGCATCGCATTGCATTGCCGTCGGCACGCGCTCTTCCGCGTCGACGATGCGGCCTTTCACTTCCGCATGCGGATCCCCGCGGGCGGCGAATGCCTGCTTGAGTCCCGCGGCCGTGCCCCGTGCGGAATAGTCCGGTCGCACGGTGTACTCGACGATGGCGCCGGAATCCACCGCAGCCTTCACGGCAGACTCCACCTGCGCTTCATGCTGATGATTTCCTGCTCTCGAGAGCGGTGTCATATTGTACCACAGCCCCTTCCCTCCAAGATTGTGATTCAGGAGGTGTCCACGGATGTAAAAACTTGCTCCGCCCGACTGCCTGCGGAGGTTGAGGATGTCGTAGGTCGTGTGACGGGCCTGGGTGGGCACCGATCCCGCTTCAAACTTGCCGCGCGCGAGCTTGTATCCCCGCGCGAAACGTCCGAAAGTATCCGGTCCTGCCGTGGCGGGTTGATGCTCTATCACGGATTCCTCAACCGCCGCCGGTCCACCGCCGAATAGAATTCCGGTATGCTGCCCGAGCTGCGTGAGCAGGCGTTCGACCTCCTCGACCTTGGCTGCCTTGCTGGCTTTCTTCTCCTCATCCGTACTTCCTTCCAGCGGAGCCTGAAGCACGGTGTCGACATTCGCCGCAATGGTCATGGCCCGCTCTTTCGCCGCCTGCTTCGCAGCCGCATCTTCCCCTTCACCGATCTGCACAGCACTGATGAATGCGTGATAGGTCGTCGGCGTGCTCTGCATCATGAGGGTGGGATGATCTTCCGTACCGCCCAGGTACAGCCGGTGGTTGCTGCCGTCCGCCGCGGTAAACCGTTTCTCGACTCCCAGCCAGCGCCGTATCGCACCGACGACATTGCTGCCGATGCGCCGCAGGTTCTGCAGGAAGCGCGCACCAAGATTGATGGCCTTGTCGATGAGCCAGTCGATGGCGGAATCGACCTTCTCCCGGATAACACCAATGATTTCCGCCATCTTGCGTCCAATGCGTCCGAGTCCCACCTGGTTTGCAAGGAAACCGATCACGATGGGAATACCGCGCGCCATGGTGCGCTCCAGGAAATCCGCAGCGGAGCGTATGTTCCCCGCGGCGATTTCGGCAATGCCGGTAACGAAGGAGTTGACGATCTCGAGCATCTGGCGGAGGTATTCGATGAAGGACTGTATGGCGCGGTACAGCGCGATGGCGCTGTTTATCACGGCCATGATACCGGTCGGATCGAGCATGCTCAGCAGCTTCGTCACGACGGCACCGATAATTTTTTCCATGATCCAACCCTTCGCGGCGTCGAGAACCATGGTCCAGAGGTTGCTGAGTTTTTCCTGGATGTATTCCCAGATTGCAATGGGACCGCGCTCCATGACATCCTTGATGAAACTCCAGATGCCTTCGAGCCGGTCGATCATGGATCGAATCCTGTCGACCTTCTCCTGCCCGATTTTCTCCGCGAGCTTCGTCCAGACCTTCTCCATGATCTGTTCGAGTGTGATGCCAAGTATCTGCATGATGAGCTTCAGGATGCTCCGGAAGCTGAGGTCTTCGGGCTTCTCGATGCCGAGTTCCCCGAGCTGATGGAAGAACCAGTCTGAGAGTCCCGTCAGAAGATGCGACAGGATGTTGTCGAAGAACTGTACGAAGCCCTGCTTGATTGCGCGCAGCAGGTTCTTCAGGAAACCGATGGGATCACGCTTGACGGAATCGATGACCTCCATGACCTTCGAAATAATGCGGCGAATGAGGTCGATCGGGAAATTCATAACCGCGAGCAGCGTCTCGACAACGATACCGACGATGGTACCGATAAAGCTGATCAGCCGGCGTACCGGTCGACCAAAAGTGGCGACAATGCGGCCGAATACGGTGAAAGGACGCAGGAAATCGTTCCAGCTCATTG
This sequence is a window from bacterium. Protein-coding genes within it:
- a CDS encoding MFS transporter, encoding MPFALANRNSGNRHFADEVRGWKIYDFGAAAIPTSLITVFFGPFITSIAVNAAGNDGALVLFGLSMHPGAYYPYLISISVLLQIILLPLIGALADYTRLKKTLLTVSLTGGSAATMALSQVGEIDVLLGGGLFLLINVFFGCSDVLYNAFLPEICSPDERNRVSSAGWGLGYLGGGILLLLQYLFFDQSAAMGMQELHAARIVLASCGVWWLLFGGVGLLHLKSRAAQRTRSGKGLLITAGFRELTQTFRGLRRYPQTLLFLVAFLLYSDGIQTVTTVSTQFGQEEIGLRMEDLAEIILIVQFVGVIGAWLFERIARRFGTKRTILFSLVVYILITLYAYGLLQTKTDFYLMASVTALVLVGSQALSRAAFSRMIPPGREAEYFGIYEISERGTSWLGPLLFGLALQHTGSYRLAVLAISAYFIVGFLLLIRVKFSRAEREAAQSDLPSPVPGGDKPVFHPHA
- a CDS encoding ATP-binding protein; the encoded protein is MPLPKTQGAAQPGSLTAAMELLRDMLLYRLEMHFKGVQVSLDSFKGDERWTAAEACLQVPDALTQAEMTVLLLALAPRLQPGFYEDVMRAAMPEGGEFPEFGGVKGQQHRAMLPTGETALFLLAGMDIEQRLEVQRLFSEDGACSRLGLLHLEYLSEGEPAMSGRLQPDEDWLEKILIGQDASPVYSSEFPARRITTLMDWEDLVLHPRTMEQVLDIRLWMEYNARVLEDAVLQRKITPGYRVLFYGPSGTGKTFTATLLGKHFDLPVYRIDLSQVVSKYIGETEKHIEWVFSRAARKGWILFFDEADALFGKRTSVQSAHDKYANQEVAYLLQRIEEYDGLLILASNYKNNIDDAFLRRFQTIIHFPMPKAAERQKLWEGTVPASLPPEEALDWKQIAVEHEITGAGIVNVMHYAALRAFAREDDCLRRHDVIEGLRREFRKEEKTM
- a CDS encoding peptidoglycan-binding protein, which translates into the protein MFTYTTQVSRLESYIKKEIVLEAKLTRGKRGNAVRRVQEWLTFNGYGLVMDGAYGPITESVVARFQREHSLAVTGRVDRKTWEALVHAMKTVLQRNPDAGNNINSAVVNYAKQHLAEHPIELRADNCGPWVRLYMSGKEGPSQYWCAGFARFILRQATETLGIPMPVTGSVSCDRFAAQAKSAGLFLPESEARSRGVPPGSLFLVRKHSSDWTHIGIVIEATGSHIRTIEGNTNDDGERNGYEVCERTRSYRKKDFIRLTV
- a CDS encoding DUF4157 domain-containing protein, with product MAKSNGRKRVRRVRKKSSTTRGGPFFRGLMKSMHAKGEPLKESTRRFFEQRMGTRFGNVRLHRDQEASSAAQELGARAFTYGDHVVLNKKYLTGDGSPDRALLAHELRHVQQQRSGSPVLQMAPESSTTEQEAVKSGTADKAAPGKAAEAQARQEEEDVMQPVVLPDFMTKRAPSHMAVAGKTISVTGKTDADFDGGVGRTKNLKGVPNKSCKECADDCYTITGTLVITYSVNTTVSLPAVPGGLTPCQQDRVKAVIDGKIAPHEQQHVAAFSTYNGVVSLPINYTGCKTGLEAHVQAMHDANAAARETAAKKKSDALDPFNVPIDLDCEDDDGKK